The Triticum aestivum cultivar Chinese Spring chromosome 7B, IWGSC CS RefSeq v2.1, whole genome shotgun sequence genome window below encodes:
- the LOC123157420 gene encoding SPX and EXS domain-containing protein 1 yields the protein MKGASVPAVVGMPSPLFLWRFKAILFLVWGLCCCKIGWDSVMRMSADLRDLFLYEVFLYYNPLFLVALMIWLWGVNLWVFAQSSVNYVKVFDLAQTHLSHREIWRCATWLTLIVPTSMTAYLYLYSHGEVSLAASQPVLLYAILLIVLLSPFDMFYLSSRFYFLRTMLRIILPLQAITFPDFFLADIFTSMSKVFSDLERSVCRMVNRQVATIAWFEADSICGSHSIAIPLVLVLPYLCRFFQCLRQYKDTKEKSCLLNALKYSTAFPVIFLSALKYHVFPDQWVSFYRPLWLISGVINSLYSFYWDIKRDWDLSILTRIFMFKSPSTWTSLLYGRNWVYYWVLGSNLILRCTWTYKLSAHLRHNYLTVFAITALEMLRRFQWVFFRVENEWNKMTAKQNFEMSSDMPSESDRLLESNSHTGSEGQGYTTVGL from the exons ATGAAGGGCGCGTCCGTCCCTGCGGTTGTGGGCATGCCTTCGCCGCTTTTTCTTTGGCGGTTTAAG GCTATATTGTTTCTCGTGTGGGGTTTATGCTGTTGCAAG ATAGGGTGGGACTCTGTTATGAGGATGAGTGCTGATCTGCGAGATTTATTTCTGTATGAGGTTTTCTTGTACTATAATCCTCTCTTCCTTGTG GCACTTATGATTTGGTTATGGGGAGTGAATTTGTGGGTCTTTGCACAATCATCAGTGAATTATGTAAAAGTGTTTGATCTCGCGCAAACACATTTATCACACCGAGAAATTTGGAGG TGTGCTACTTGGCTTACTTTAATTGTTCCCACAAGTATGACAGCTTACCTATACCTGTACTCACATGGGGAAGTGTCACTTGCTGCTTCTCAACCA GTTCTATTGTATGCTATCCTTTTGATAGTCCTCCTTTCTCCGTTTGATATGTTCTATTTATCATCACGCTTTTACTTCCTGAGGACCATGTTACGTATAATACTTCCATTGCAA GCAATTACATTCCCCGACTTCTTTTTGGCTGATATTTTTACATCCATGTCAAAG GTGTTCTCAGATTTGGAACGTTCAGTTTGCCGCATGGTCAATCGTCAG GTGGCGACAATTGCTTGGTTTGAAGCTGATTCAATTTGTGGTAGCCACTCTATAGCTATTCCTCTAGTTCTTGTGCTCCCTTATTTGTGCCGTTTCTTCCAATGCCTTCGACAGTACAAGGATACAAAGGAGAAAAGTTGTCTTCTGAACG CACTGAAGTACTCGACAGCATTCCCGGTGATTTTTTTATCGGCGCTCAAGTATCATGTATTCCCTGACCAGTGGGTTAGCTTTTACCGGCCCCTCTGGCTTATTTCGGGAGTTATAAATTCGCTGTATTCCTTCTACTGGGATATAAAGCGCGATTGGGATTTGAG TATTTTAACCAGGATTTTCATGTTCAAAAGCCCAAGCACATGGACAAGTCTTCTTTATGGGCGGAACTGG GTGTATTACTGGGTGTTAGGCAGCAATCTCATCCTCCGCTGCACATGGACATACAAGCTGTCGGCGCATCTTCGGCACAACTACCTCACAGTGTTTGCGATAACAGCTTTGGAAATGCTGAGGCGGTTTCAGTGGGTTTTCTTCCGCGTTGAGAATGAGTGGAACAAGATGACGGCCAAGCAAAATTTTGAAATGTCATCCGATATGCCTTCAGAATCAGACAGGCTACTGGAGTCTAATAGCCACACA GGCTCAGAAGGTCAGGGATACACAACAGTAGGTTTGTAG